One region of Parus major isolate Abel unplaced genomic scaffold, Parus_major1.1 Scaffold548, whole genome shotgun sequence genomic DNA includes:
- the LOC107199279 gene encoding 25-hydroxyvitamin D-1 alpha hydroxylase, mitochondrial-like, whose protein sequence is GIVPDIGTEFNRFGLEAISWVLFSSRLGCLGDTGEAAEGVIRCVGAVLALTLVTMALPRPLLRLVPAPWDAFCRAWDQLFAFAKGHVDRRVAEVAARGSPAEGDTCVTDLLAREHVPVSSIYGNVTELLLAGVDTVASTLAWSLYELARNPGAQAALHRELLAATATNRGTRGDTATTDRATAAATAAALARLPLLRAVVKETLRLYPVIPANARVVPNCDIRVGDYLVPRQTLITLCHYATSRDSRFFPAPDAFRPERWLRHGDSGDTPGDTPGDTPGDTPGHPPGPGHPFASLPFGLGPRSCVGRRLAELQLHMALAQILLRFEVRPEPGGGHVRPMTRTLLAPAAPISLRFLER, encoded by the exons GGGATCGTCCCCGACATCGGCACCGAGTTCAACCGCTTCGGCCTCGAGG CCATCTCCTGGGTGCTGTTCTCGTCCCGCCTGGGCTGCCTGGGGGACACCGGCGAGGCCGCCGAGGGTGTCATCCGCTGCGTGGGCGCGGTGCTGGCACTGACGCTGGTGACAATGGCACTGCCCCGTCCCCTCCTGCGCCTCGTTCCTGCGCCCTGGGACGCCTTCTGCCGCGCCTGGGACCAGCTCTTCGCCTTCG CCAAGGGACACGTGGACCGGCGCGTGGCCGAGGTGGCCGCGCGGGGGTCGCCGGCCGAGGGGGACACGTGTGTCACCGACCTGCTGGCCCGGGAGCACGTCCCCGTCAGCAGCATCTACGGGAACGTCACCGAGCTGCTGCTGGCCGGGGTGGACACG gtggCCAGCACGCTGGCCTGGAGCCTGTACGAGCTGGCGCGGAACCCGGGGGCGCAGGCGGCCCTGCACCGCgagctgctggctgccactGCCACCAACAGGGGCACCCGCGGTGACACTGCCACCACCGACAgggccactgctgctgccaccgcCGCTGCGCTGGCACGGCTGCCGCTGCTCCGGGCTGTGGTGAAGGAGACCCTCAg GCTGTACCCTGTCATCCCGGCCAATGCCCGCGTCGTCCCCAACTGCGACATCCGCGTCGGCGACTACCTGGTGCCACGCCAG ACCCTCATCACCCTGTGCCATTACGCCACATCCCGCGACAGCCGCTTCTTCCCAGCGCCCGACGCCTTCCGCCCGGAGCGCTGGCTGCGCcacggggacagcggggacacgCCTGGGGACACGCCTGGGGACACGCCTGGGGACACTCCCGGGCACCCCCCCGGCCCCGGGCACCCCTTTGCCTCTCTGCCCTTCGGCCTCGGCCCTCGCAGCTGCGTCGGGCGCCGcttggctgagctgcagctgcacatgGCGCTGGCACAG ATCCTGCTGCGCTTCGAGGTGCGGCCGGAGCCTGGGGGGGGCCACGTGCGCCCCATGACCCGCACCCTGCTGGCCCCCGCCGCCCCCATCAGCCTGCGCTTCCTCGAGCGGtga
- the LOC107199280 gene encoding LOW QUALITY PROTEIN: cyclin-dependent kinase 4-like (The sequence of the model RefSeq protein was modified relative to this genomic sequence to represent the inferred CDS: substituted 1 base at 1 genomic stop codon), with protein sequence MAQEVQYEPVAELGVGAHGSVFKARDRLSGRFVALKNVRVPTGGAGLPPSTVREVALLRRLEHLEHPNIVRLMDVCASARTPHEAKVTLVFEHVEQDLKTFLEKAPAPGLPPDTIKDLMRQFLRALDFLHAQRIVHRDLKPQNVLVTSAGQLKVADFGLARIYGCHMALTPVVVTLWYRAPEVLLRAAYASPVDMWSVGCIFAEMFRRKXGDTGGHRGTPGGHLGDLIGLPQEDEWPQDVALPREAFAPRAPREPRGEVPELGDSGEQLLLALLTFSPHKRISAHEALGHRYLQGGREG encoded by the exons ATGGCGCAGGAGGTTCAGTACGAGCCGGTGGCCGAGCTGGGGGTGGGCGCGCACGGCTCCGTGTTCAAGGCTCGGGACCGGCTCAGCGGACGCTTCGTGGCCCTAAAGAACGTGCGGGTGCCCACGGGGGGGGCCGGGCTGCCCCCCAGCACCGTGCGGGAGGTGGCTCTGCTGCGCCGCCTCGAGCACCTCGAGCACCCCAACATCGTCCG GCTGATGGACGTTTGTGCCAGTGCCCGCACCCCACACGAGGCCAAGGTCACGCTGGTGTTCGAGCACGTGGAGCAGGACCTGAAAACCTTCCTGGAGAAGGCTCCGGCCCCAGGGCTGCCCCCCGACACCATCAAG GACCTGATGCGGCAGTTCCTGCGTGCGCTGGATTTCCTGCACGCCCAGCGCATCGTCCACCGCGACCTCAAACCCCAGAACGTGCTGGTGACCAGCGCGGGGCAGCTCAAGGTGGCCGATTTCGGGCTGGCCCGGATCTACGGCTGCCACATGGCCCTGACCCCCGTG GTGGTGACACTGTGGTACAGAGCCCCCGAGGTGCTGCTCCGGGCTGCCTACGCCTCCCCTGTGGACATGTGGAGTGTGGGGTGCATCTTCGCTGAGATGTTCCGCAGGAAGtgaggggacaccgggggacaccgggggacaccggggggacacctggggga CCTGATCGGGCTCCCCCAGGAGGACGAGTGGCCGCAGGACGtggccctgcccagggaagccttcgccccccgcgccccccgcgAGCCCCGGGGGGAGGTCCCGGAGCTGGGGGACAGcggggagcagctgctgctg gcactgctgacCTTCAGCCCCCACAAGCGAATCTCGGCTCACGAGGCCCTGGGGCATCGGTACCTGCAGGGGGGGCGTGAGGGGTGA